One Citrus sinensis cultivar Valencia sweet orange chromosome 5, DVS_A1.0, whole genome shotgun sequence genomic window, GCACTCCTTAACTCTCCACTAGACAATCATACTGATATGAAAGATCAATGCAAAACAAGCAAAAGGTCCAAACGAATGGCTGAGCAACCTCCCTAACCTGGTGCAATGTCTCTTTCTCATATCCCAGTAGAAAGGGTGGGAAGGACAAACTAGCCTTATTTAAgagttattttatatttccaaCTCTAGTTTAGATTTTAGTAGCTTAGCGTCTtatttcattacttttttaaGCTTGATTGAGTTTTCCCAATGTGTTTTTCTTATTGAGTCTTATTTGGTGATACTTAACAAGTAACTTGTACTTTACTATTTTGATTCGATCCTTGGTCgctatatttttcattttaagtaAGGCTTTGAAGGCAGTCACTAAGAGAATAAATCACACTGTGATATTATAATGCTATCTAAAATGCATggattaaactaaaaaattaagaactcTTTTGTCAAACAAatatatttcacaattaatatCCCAGAAGACAATGAATTCAATGGAAACTGATTATTAACTGTCCAAACCAATTTCTTATCATGTGTAGTATGGAGAAAGGAAATGTAAATTTACCATCATATCTGGCAgaggaatttttattttcgtgAGCATTATTTCACAATTATATGCTCTACGCAACTCAACCTGTCAGAAACAGAAACAaatataaacttgaaacaaattaaataaatatatatctacacacacacacacacaaaagaataattttatagagTTAGTGCTATGATCACAACAATTACAAAGTAGCGACAGCAGGAAAGATGAGAACGGAACAATTATAGAAACAACaacagaaaaatattaataattatgatgatGTCTGTTCAAACAGACCAAATATATATTGTTATCAACTAGATATATCACAAACTATACTCAAAAGATGCCttaagatatatataattagatCAAACTCCACCTGAAAATTCAGCAAGATACACCTAGAAACTTCATATTTGCTGATGTAGAGTAATAAGAGCACTAGTGAGGTCCTATATACAACCAAATCATTAATCTATGGCTATAGCCAGAAATTTATCTCCttttagccttttttttttttaattggagaAAAAGTTAAGTAGTTTGTATATAGaaagaaatttacaaaaggtGAACAAGATTTCCACTAGGCCCAAAAACACCCCAAGAATTTGCAATTAAGAAAGCATctcataaaataaagtttctaTCCTGTGAGGGTTAAACAGTATCAAAAGGCAAAAAGTCAAGAACCTTCCCAAAAGACAAAAGCAACCTAACCTAAAACTCCTTCCCAATTTTGAATTGtatgaagaaaaacaaagtatCTTGAAACTCCATTGAAACTAAGGCCCAAAGAGATGCTAGAAACCAAGCTCTATCCACAGCGAATTGACATCTTCCTCTCTAGAATCCCCAAAAATTCTGTTGTTCGTTTTTAGCTTTTAGACATATTGTTCTTTGCCCCCACCCCAGTTTCACACAAATATTACCGTTTTCGTTGTTATTTTCAAACAGACATGGACTTTCAGATATTAATTTCGCTTTACTGCAGTTTTCTCTAGGAAAGAGGGAGCAAACAGGGGacaaatatatcattttgttATAAAAGAGTTAGTTTCTCTCAGATGCTAAGGGCATAAGAGTGATAAAAATATCTGGGAAAAATTACCAATTGTACTTTCTCAGGTTTATTGATATTAGAACCACGTCGAACTCCAGTTTTGTTAGTGCCACTTCCATCTGAAGCTGCTGAGAACAGACTTTCAAGTTCCGAAATATCTATTTCAGGGGCCCtacacaaaaatttaatcatctTCACTGGAGAAAAGAGATATAACAAGTCTAAACCCAACCCCAAATCACAAGTTTTGATATGAAAATAAGAACAGTGGCAAGCTAAGAAACAAAAAGGGATGTACATAATTCAACAAATGCAGACAGCGGTAAATGGTATCACAAATGAAAACACAATAAGAGTGAAGGTAATGCTTAAATATCAAAGGGCTATCCTATGTTCATTTCCAAAAAATGCCACAAAACATATGAATATCATTCAATAGACAAAACTAATACTCAAGCAGCAAAAGAGGAAACTATATGCTGATTTGATTTAGGGAATAAAACATTTTATCCCAGCAAAACTTCAGTATTCATCAATCAAAACACAGATAGTGTATAGCATCCAACAGAAACCATCATAAAGGTGATGTAGtataaatatacaaattttCATACCTTGAGTGATTTTCCTGTTTCTGAGAATCAGCCCATAGACTCCCTTGCATTGCTCGGGTAACTTTTACCCAATGCAAAGGCTTCAATGAAGCTTTCTTAGGAGCATGACTAACTCCACTGTTTAATCGACCTCTACCATGGCTTGCTGGCCCTGATGTCACTTTTCCCTTTCCAACAGATGGGAGTGGTGGTGGGGGCACACTGGAACTCTTCACTCCAGGTGGTGGGGGAGGGCTTGGCATTACACCACGACTAGGTGGAGAAGGAGCAGTAGGAAGTTTGGGTGCTGGTGGTGGAGGCGGTAGGACTGCACCTGACCGTGCAGGTCCTAAAGGAGGAGGAGGCGGAGGTGGCCTAGGGGCATTAATGGGCTTACAACCTATAGAgggaggaggaggaggtgCCATAGGTATAGAGGTAGAGCACGATTTTGGAAGTGGCGGTGGAGGAGGAGGTACTGCTGGTTGGGAAGTAGGTGCAAGCTGTAGCTTGTTAGTTATCTTACCCAAGGAGGAAGGCggaggtggtggtggtggcggTGGCGGTGGTGGCGGTGGATGAAAAGATGGTTGACTAGATCTAGAGGTAGGAGCGGGGTGTGGCGGGGCTGACAAAAGGGCTTTAGAAGAATTAGGACCCgctggtggtggtggcggcggcggcggtCCTTTGCTGGTTGTTGAAGGCACTATAGAGCTTCTACCAGAGAAACTAGGTGGGGGAGGAGGTGGGGGAGGTGGTGATCCTATACTACTTGTTGAAGGCAGTGAAGAAGAACCTTTACCAGAGAAGCTAGGTGGTGGAGGAGGTGGAGGGGGTGGTGGTCCTATGCTACTTGTTGAAGGCATTGTAGAAGAACCTTTACCATAGAAAGTAGGTGGTGGAGGAGGCGGAGGGGGTGGTGGTACTATACTACTTGTTGAAGGCACCGCAGAAGAATCTTTACCGGAGAAACCAGGCGGAGGGGGCGGAGGTGGAGGAGGTGGTGGTCCTCTACTAGTTTCCGAAGGCAttggagaaaaatctttaCTAGAGAAACATGGTGGTGGGGGAGGTGGAGGGGGTGGTcgaataaaattgttattagtTGAAGAAGGTAGAGGTGGAGGTGGAGGGGGTGGTGAAAGAAAACTGTTATTAGTTGAAGAAGGTAgaggtggaggtggaggaggaggtggtgatggtggtggtgCAGACATTGGCAAAGGAATTACTCTAGATGCTGAAGCTGGAGATGAATGTGGAGGCAGGGGAGGTGTTGGGGCAATAGACTGTGGAGAAGAAGGTGATGGAGGGAAACAAGGTGGATTTCCTTCAGTCAGTACTAATGATTGTTGATGAAGAGATGATAGAACTGTTTCATTAGAAACTTGATCTATAGGTTCTGAAACAAGAATCACATCACGAGGACCTTCATTTTTGGAAAGTGAGGTGACTGAATCACCAGCATTCGACAGCAGTAATTTCTTGGTATCTACCAAAGGCTCAGGGAAAACATCAAACGCTTCATCCAAACTATCACCAGCACTGGatgcattattttcttcttcagaaTCCACGGGTGATGTGTACGAACTTCCTCTATCCTGCATTCTCGTAAATTCTTTCACATCACTGAAGACGGAAAGTTGTTTCAGTAGCCACAAGGCATCACTGTTATCAACCCACTCAACCCCACTGAAAAGTTCTCGAACCCTAGAAAAAGCTTCAATCGGTAATCCACCTTTCTCCTCTCcatttaaaattgaagttgGAGCCCTTGGAGGGGAGATGCTTTCAACATCCCCAAACAAAACCTGTACATTGACGTTCAAATTATTGGACAGATTGATAATatgaaaaagggaaaaagaataaaaagcaGAACCTTTAACATCTGACTAAAGTTTCAGGGTCTATTTAAATCTTCAAAgcagaaaatgaaagaaagaaagaaaggaaaaaagatagTCTTGAAGACTCAATATTGCTTAATTTGTGCGCTCGTAATCATTTGCATTTCCTTTCACCATCTATCCAAGATTTTGAGGGATGGTTTAAACAGATATTCACCTCTGCACGGAAGCCTTTTGGATACCGCTCCTTCGAATCCCAGAGAATATCCAGGTTCTCAGAGTTCAGCATCAGAATGTTGGACCGGATAAATGCTGTGTTAAACATAACTCGAAACATCATAACTTCCCTTTCTGGATCCAAGTCCAAATGCACACACTCCAATACAACATCTCCTTGCACCAAGCATTGTATGTCTATTTTAATCACATCACAGTCGGCCTGCAACAGGAGAGTATTCACGTTATCAccagaaaaagtaaataaattagtaatatCACTAACAGTAAAACATCAAAACTCCCACCTGCCGGTAATGCCGAAGGGTCTTCCTCTTCTTGGACATGGAGAAGATCATTTGTGTTGAAAGCCCACCTTTACTGCGGAAATTCCTACCAAAAATGCGGATAATAGGTCTGCACCCATTTTGAGCATCAAAGTTTGGAATGGCTCGAAGAATAACGCAATCCAAAGAAAGTGCTCGCTCAGGAGGTGGCCACTCAGGAGTAATATTTCTTCTAGCTACATACTGAAGGTAACGCAGCTGAGATGGGAATGGATTCAAAGGGGACAGGAGCTGCAAGAAACCTTTGGGAGCCTCTCGATGAACAATTTCTAGAGTCCTACGCTCTCCACTATGCAACTTTCTGAAAATCAATAAACTAGCTAAAAGAAACGCCAATAGTGGCCAACCTCCTCTCTCGCTATGTAGAAGAATAACATTCTGATGATCCCCAAGCAAAAGCCAATGCTCACAAACTCGAAGAAAATGTTGAATCAAAGACATTGGAAGGAGAGGGCAACCCTCGTACTGCCGTGGATAATCCAGCACAGTAACATCATACTCACATAATATTTCAGCAAATTCACTTTGCTTCTCACCCTCTCGAAAATTAAATGCGAGAAACGCTGAATCAGGAAATTCCTCGTGTAACTCAGTTAGAATTTCATGTAAATATAGTTGATACATTCCATCCGGTACAACTTCAGTTGAAAAACACGAATCAAAAACTGCACATAATGAATAAACCCAAAACCATTGGTATGTAATTAACACTTataacattaaaaagaaaaaaaaagagtagaaactgttcaccaaaagtaaaaaattcacacaaaagaaaaagaaaacgaacCATATACTCTCTCAATGAATTCAAGCAATCCATCAGGAGGCCTTTTGTAAAAGAACCTACTCAGGAGGGACATTTCTGTCAATTTAACAAGAGCAAGAGGAAACTGAGCGTCAAATTGGACCTTCATTGCTAAAATGAGCTcgatatatataattcaaagttttgatttttccaAAACTACAACTATTTCAGCAACCAGAGGCATTGGAAACGAttatgagaaattttaaaattaaaagtttaaaattaaaattaaaatgagaaagagaaaataagaaataagaatatCATTAACTGATAAGTTGGTTTTGAATAAGACGAAACCTGAGAGAGTGAGAGTGGCGGGGGAATGgatttaatattcaaattggGAGTTGTGCAGTGAGGAGAAGTCGATGTGCGGGTGCCACCGCTGCCAGACTCTACTTTTTCAtttgaactttgaatttttaattttgagaaccAAAAAATAAGGAAGACGGAGAGATTTTGATGTAgctgttaattaattttgtctgTTTTTTGGGTTCTTAATGGGCTCAGCACCACTTTTATGAGGCTCTTCTGAGCCCAAGTGTTTGATTTAAGTTTTATGCTCCGAGTCATACTAGATAGCCCgcaattattttctaaacatCCTCATCAAGTGAGTGCCCAAATGTTTTCcacttttaatatttaagtccataatttcaataataccACACCTTTGTATAGTTGGGATGCACAGTTTCTGTCTCAATTGATGTCactttatcaataaaataataccgCACCTATATCGTTGGGATGCACAGTTTATATATCTATTGATGTGTCACTTTATCAATAACTGGTGTTAATATCAGAAATTTGGCTCAACAATCACATAGAAATTACTTGGAGAATAGGCTCATAACTTTTGGCTTCAACAGATTGGAATTTAGAATACTTCAATCTCTAAGATAAGAGAATATTGAAGGGTGCTAAAATTGTTACCAGTAAAAACCCTTAAGCAACTCAAGTTAGAAATCGGAGGTCTTAGCAGTAACAActtaaaagaaagagaataaagaGAGAGGAGGAGCTCTAATATGCTTAATGCTTGAAAACTTGACTTTTTTACCTTGTAAGGAAAAGTCCCCTTAAATAAATGTGACTTACAGAGTCCATGTTGTATTTGAAGTGTTCAATAATGTGTCGCATAGCTGAGGACGATGACAAGTTCTCCTCGTAGTTGAGTTTCATAATTATCATTCTATTTGGTTTTATCTTAATCACAAAAGATGATTTACCCAATTTGAGCCATTTATTAATGTGTTGGGGCTGGTTAAATTAAGGTACAATAATCTATCTATTCAGATTATTGATGAACTTTATTATCTAGTATCAATGTGCCAATTTTGTAACCCTGTGGATGAACAAAATATTAGATGTCACACATTATTAAAGATAAGAGTATAGGTTTGTTTGGGAGTACTACGACGCAGTTGCGCTGCCAGCTTGGCAAACAATCCAAAAGCATTTGTACCGTACGAAAAGAAATGGAGTAGCTTGCAGCCCGATGCTCCCCAATGGACCTTAAACATCCCAACTTCTAAATGCAAtaccatttttcatttaaaattttcatgtatCATATTCCTCCActtatctttctttctttcctcaCAATCTCACCAAACAATCTCTTCATTCTCGATAAACTTTTGGTTATAAACATTTTGGTTATAAACATTTTGGATCACCAATCTAACGAAACTCACAAAGCAAGCACAACCATAAGGAGGGAAAAATTCAACATTTTCCAAGTGtaattaacaaaagaaatatactataagaaatagaaaacacaaaaaaaagaaagaaaattgtagATAAATGATTTGATATAAGgtcttaaaaaataactcagcttaaattagatttttaacTAAACCCATGTTAGATTTATCTCTgtaatatctttttttattttacatttaaaaaaaaaagttgaaaactaTTGATATTGATATTGTGGATTTCACATTTGGAGATATTGgaggaagaaaacaaaacccaaattATATAGATGTGAAGGAAAAGCGGGCGTAGGGCCGTCGACAGAAAAATCTCTTGGGAATGGAAAAGTcttcattatttgttttaacttaTCTTGCCTGGGAGGAATCTCCGCGAAATAGGAAAGTGGGCTTTGGTTTGCTGGTATCTTTATCTTTGTTCCTCTAGtattgttttaaatgtttttttttcttttaatttacttacttgaaagaaaaaaggggccaaaaaaaaaaaaacctgtgCTGCTTGCTGCTACTATTCAAGAGATAGTGACAAATGAGAagtaatagtttttttttggacTAGTGAGCAGTGCGGCTCGTGATGGTTACAAAAGCTTAAAAAGGTTCATCATTTTCtggaaaaaggaagaagatggGCAATCATTTCTGCATAAAGGGCGTCAAATTTTCactctcttttctttgtcGATGGGTCTGTGCTCTCTAGTCTTCCTATTATATATAGGGTTTGCCCACCTTATGTTTATCTTAAGGTACAATTCTCTCAAACACAGCTAAGAAGTGAGTCTTAGTGGGACTCATTGCTATAGAGAGGGTTATACGGATGATTATCCTAGTGAAATTCATAATTCTATATGATGGATATGAACATATCCATATGGATATctatgaatatttaatttttattatataaaaataaaacaaaaaaatatgaaaaaataatcataatataaatatttaaatcaatattagattctaatattaaattgaaaataataaacatcccaaataacaaatattaaaattatgaattcacaagaagaaattataatctattacaaattaattttaaataaaatacaaaaagtgTGTTCTTCTAATAAGCCTTGTATATGACTTACAAGCTTTCAGTCTCCAACCTGACCATCATAATaaatctacaaattaaaacaatgcattaaagaaataaaataaataaacactatTATAAATATGGTTGTATCTCCTctttatcatcattatcagTCACTTCTCtattcatttcttcttcattcaCACTATTATCTTTACGAATTCCAcctttgtttaaataaaaaaaaaggacattgatgaaataaaatagaataaatattatcaaaattaaataaagcatAGAAGTAAGATGAGTTTGGAAGCTTTCAATTCAACCTATATTCATTTTGAGTACACATTAAGAGCTCCAATGTGCGTAGATATTTAGAAGCTACTAAGATATCTTAAATAAGAAGAATAAGCTAAAATACCAAAGAGGAGGGAGCGGAGTTGTGAATAAAATGATGTCAATAACCTGCAAGCAAGCGATGATGTACGATATCAATGGATGGGGAGGGATGATTGACAGATCGATATTAGTAACCGATGAACAATGAGCAGTTAGTATGTGAAGTGAAGAGAGATAATCTAGAATTtggtaaattgaaattataaaagaagaaatgacATGCGGGTAAATGGATATTGTgccaaatataattttttaccatattcatggctaaatttttttgaatagaTATTATTTAGTCTAATTTGATTGGACATATTATTATCCAACTTAGACAAACCAATTTACCATCcctatatataataaattgatagCTATAATCACGAGGTCGAGAGGGGTTAGCTGCACAACCGCTTCCATGTCTCTTTTGTATGTTCTTGTGTTTTAAAAGTTAAGATCAATTCACTCTCCACTAGGAGAGAGCCACTGacaaacaataaattcttcaCATGTACACTCaactcaatttattttgagCGAACAATTGGGTGGAGCTCTGCTTTATTACACGTGCATCATTACTAGAGGGTACTTCTTCCGAAGGTATCGTATCCCAACGCCtattgatttttccttttaagtcTTCAGTGATTTGTCTAATTGTTTACGGTAATAAGTTTTCAATAATTCGACCTTGATGTATtgtgcaaaaaaaataattacttaaGAGAGTGTATATCCGCATTGcatcatattatttatatgagatattattattttattatctaattttttatatatattattttattattaaatatttttgataattatttttcttatataatgttttaatttttattattttatcactcAATTGTTGAATCTGACCAAATTTTTAATCGAaattatagtaaaaatatattttattcctAAATTGTGTAAGTGTAATTTAatcttctaaattaaaaaaatacaaaatcaattacataaaaaaacacttttatcaattaattattttgtataactaaaataattaattgataaaattataaatattataactctttgaaattcttaaaatactaaaattcttaaaacATCACTATAACattagtaatttttaatttattaatagagGTAATGGTttggtggtaaaatgataaaaaattgaaatattaaatggataaaataattataaaaatattttagtgataaaataatatgttaaaaaatattaagtaataaaataataatatctttatcaatatcatattattttattacaaatttatatcTTAAATTAAGATGAGTCGATGTGCAAAATATTAACTATCAATAAAACAATGTATAtacaaaaaaaacttataactaatatttaagattataaatatttttggcaCCGGGCCAACGGGAACGGAAGTGACAATCAGTGAATCTGTGAATGTTGTTGGAGGtacaataaatagaaataaattttcgTATCTCATTGACAGACATGCCCGTTcactgtttaatttttataacaagttcctttgttttttgtttttttttttaatttttatttgaaagtcTCTcgctttaataataataataataataataataataataataatgacactGTGTCTCCACTGGCCCCAACCTGCAACcatacaaaacaaaaccaaacccaACTTTCACTCGCCTTAATCTCCAAACCAGacttacaaaaataaaataaaataaaataaactcacTCACTCTCTTATGGCggcagaagaagaagaagaagcaaagcAGCTTCAGCAGCTTCTTAGGTTGTACATAGGAATGAGCTTCTCATTGTTCCTAGCGTCGCTTCCGAAGAACTCATCACAGGCGAAGGAGGAGCTGAAGGCGAGGCTGAGGGCGGCGGAGGAGCAGCTGAAGCAAATGAAGTCGAGGAGGAAAGAGGACTCGAAGGCTAACGCGAGGGTGGTGGAGATCTTCGCGAGCCACAGGAACGCGTGGCAGGCGGAGGAGAAGCGGCTGCTCCAGCAGATCGATGCGGCGACGGAGGAGATGGCGAGCTTGAGATCGAAGATTGAGGAATTGGAGAGGGAGAAGCTGGAGTCTGATAAGAGAGTCCAAGAATTGGAAGATATGATCGGGTTTATGTCAAGGAGAGGCTGCGAGTTTGAGGtggagcagcagcagcagcagcagcagcattaTCATCAGCAtcaggaggaggaggaggaggaatTCGGTGTGTGCGAGAGTAGAGAGTGTTATGGTGGTGCTAATGATGGGCAAATCGGTAATTTCGGTTTTAGTTCCGAGTTTTTGGCCTCCGCTTCTAAGTTTTGGACTGAGCGTGCTAGTAGTATCTGGCAGGTTTGAATTTTCTTCCtccttgtttttttgttttgttttgttaaaaagtattaattttaattcttgggaaatatgagaaaataaatagacAAGGAAtcactttgattttttaaacttcagaatttagaataattaattaagctaaaTTTTGTGCATGACGCTGTGaggaaaatgattttgagagTAATTATATCCTGAATCCTAAATCTAGCTATTCATTATCTCTTCCGGTCCTCGGAGTTGAGAATGTCCGtgatgaaaagtatttaaatttctttatttgtttgaagttcaattttcaaataattttagaagTGTTTGTTGTGAGTGCATCCAAGAATTCCTTATTTGTGATATGTTCGAGTTTGCATTTTGTCCTTTCCATGTGAGTGAAAAGGATATGTTTATATACTTGACTAAACTGCCAACTCAAAATTTGCTGCCAATTGCTTGTTGCTAGTTAAAGCTTCATCATTGAATGGACCACGCTTATCCATGGCTTGATGGCAAGGAGTCTATCCTTTTATAATTGGTGATTATGTGATCAAGTTGTTGATATGGGAGGACCACAGGAGAGTGAACATCGTATAACAACCATATCAAATTCTTTAGGAAGTAGTAATATCTATCTTttgattcaaattaaaaacctTAACAAACTAGGCTTCAATAATATTGCATCCTTGGTAAAATACAAAGGTATTGTGTTCCTAAATATGTTGTAGTGGTAATGGGAATGTTAGTTAACCGCGTCTATTACTCTAATCTCTTTAATCGGTTGGCAACCTATGAGCTGTTATAAAGTATTGTtgttaaatactttaattgtttttttctcttctttctttggtCTGCAATTGGCAATTactgtttgtttgtttttattttttattttttttaccctcCTCTGAGGGTGTATGAAACATTGCATCTTTGAGAATTTAGAATGATCATTGCTGATTTCCATGTTGTAATATACCATTGTTCTTATGCCGCTTGAACTTATCTTCTTGAAGAGTATGAAGGGGCTTGTGGCCTAAAACTTTATTCCCATCTATTAGTGTTTCATTGTTCATGTGGTTTTCGTTTTATCATACTGGCTggttaaaattatcaatttccCATTACGACTTACATTTGGATGCATTAAGTTTATCTTATGAACCCCAACAATGGCATTTAAAATTCCATGACCAGCTGTTCAACCTTTCATGTGcctgttttattttgataaatataatGCTGGCATTCAAGACATGACCGCTTGAGGCTGTGATACCATATTAAGGAAGGATTAAACTAGTGAGCAAGAAaccaacaataatatttaagcTCTAACCAGATAATACGTGGGCACAAAAAGTGAATTGTAATGAGAAATTTAATTTGGCCTGGGCAGTACTAGCAGTCAATTGAGTTGTGCTTTAAGGTGGTTCCCATTGTTTTGATCTGAAATGTTTGTTCTTGCAGGATGTACAGTATGAATCACAATATGAATCTCTTGAATCAATTTACCATATGAAGCATTTTGTGGCAAggtaaatttcaataatatacTTATTGTTGCCAATATACAAGTTATTGAACTCTGCATTAATGAAAGGGCAACATTTATTGTATTTTCAGAAGGGAGTCCCCTTGGAAGGTAGATGGTGAATCAACAGGAGTTTTCTCTAAGCTAAAGTTACTTGAACAGGAATTGCTGAATGTggaaaaaattggtaaaagtgATCTGACTAAGGTTCCCTCAGTAATGAGGAAGCAAGCTAAGAGATATCAGGCTCTTGCTGGGAAGATTGATGACCTATGCAGAAGAATGGTAAGACTTCTCCATCTGTGATTCTATTTTCAGCTGCTCAAATTTTTGCATTATCTTTCAACCTTGACTGCTTTGAGGAACCTTGTTACCTTGCTTGAGCATCATATTAAGATATTTTCACCCCTCAAATGTGCAAGGGGGCTGCATAGTTGCTTTGGGTAGTAATTTTAACCAACTGATTATGCAAGTTCCTCTTGTGAATGCTActatttttgtatatataacTGCGATGTCGTATCATCTGTCTTGCGAGTGGAATAAGCATCCACATGCCACATTCATGTTATCACCTTAATGATCGAATGAACAATACCCTGAGGAATATATTGATCCACTACCATATTTAAGCAAAAATGGCCATgtaaatgccaaaaaaaaaaaaaaattagtaaactGAGACTTAATTTGGGATATCTTGCTGCTTCTTggaaagattttaaaaaaagagagaaaagccGGAGATTTCAGTATCAAAGAAAGTATACAACTGAAAA contains:
- the LOC102607326 gene encoding uncharacterized protein LOC102607326 encodes the protein MAAEEEEEAKQLQQLLRLYIGMSFSLFLASLPKNSSQAKEELKARLRAAEEQLKQMKSRRKEDSKANARVVEIFASHRNAWQAEEKRLLQQIDAATEEMASLRSKIEELEREKLESDKRVQELEDMIGFMSRRGCEFEVEQQQQQQQHYHQHQEEEEEEFGVCESRECYGGANDGQIGNFGFSSEFLASASKFWTERASSIWQDVQYESQYESLESIYHMKHFVARRESPWKVDGESTGVFSKLKLLEQELLNVEKIGKSDLTKVPSVMRKQAKRYQALAGKIDDLCRRMQASDPCESTLSPEFRTQRQTEFLLEGFRLQQRASETGQKLIALQTEVGKICYGDELGSQSKLTMRRSLDSVRNNLKEIQRNLEIWLARIIGDLEGILARDGASRVRECYISRYPFVQ